The window TATATAATGTTCTTTTAAATTTTTAATATTATTCCAAGAAATTTTACTATTCATAATATCACCTAATTTTCTCAAATGCCTTATATCTTTCATAATCTATTTGGTTTAAACTTACTTTTATTAAACTTCCATACTCTAAATACTCTAGTTTTTCTACATCGTAGTTATCACATATATAGGCTAAAATATCTTGTTTGTCATAGGGTATTTGTAAGGTAACTTCAGTAAATTTTTGTGGTAATAGTTTTTCTATCATTTCTAATAATTCTTCTAAATTCTTATTTTTAGTTGCAGAAATAAATACTTTATTATCGATATAATTATTTTCATAAAATATACCGTCTATATTTACTTTATCAATTTTATTAAATACTGTTATTATAGGTTTATTTAATACTTCTAATTCTTTTAATATATTGTAGGTAGTCTTTAATTGTATATCTAAGTCTTTATTAGATGCATCTACTACGTGAAGTATTACATCAGCATATTGTACTTCCTCTAAGGTACCTTTAAAAGCCTCTATTAAATTAGTAGGCAACTTACTAACAAATCCAACTGTATCGGTAATTAAAAAATCTTGCCCATTAGGTAATGTTCCTCTGCGAAAAGCCGTATCTAGTGTAGCAAATAGCATATCATATACAAAAACTCTTTTCTTAACATCATAATCTTCATTTTTTTCAATTATTTTATTTAGTAAAGTTGACTTTCCAGCATTAGTATAACCAACAAGGGCAACCATTGGTAATTTTGAATTTAATCTTCTCTTTCTTGTTACTTCTCTTCTTTTTTCAATACTTTTTAATTCTTTTTCAATATTATTAATTTCCCTTAATATATGACGTCTATCTGTTTCTAATTTTTGTTCTCCTGGTCCCCTAGTTCCAATACCGCCACCTTCTCTTGAAAGGTAATCTCTAAAACCTACAAGCCTAGGTAATCTATAATTTAATTGTGCTAATTTAACTTGTAATTTACCTTCTTTTGTAGTAGCTCTATTAGCAAAAATATCCAGTATTAAATTAGTTCTATCTACTATCTTTCTATTTATAATATCTTCTAAGTTCCTCAACTGTGCTCCTGATAATTCATCATTAAACACTACTGTGTCAATATCTAGTTTATTACAATAACTAGATATTTCCTCCACCTTCCCTTTTCCTATAAAAAAAGCTGAATCTATAGTAGCTCTTTTCTGAACAATTTGAGCCACTACTTCTCCATAAGCCGCCTTTACTAATTCACTTAAC is drawn from Tissierellales bacterium and contains these coding sequences:
- the hflX gene encoding GTPase HflX, with amino-acid sequence MLIYNKISKEKVLIVGVELIDDPIDIDSSMEELSELVKAAYGEVVAQIVQKRATIDSAFFIGKGKVEEISSYCNKLDIDTVVFNDELSGAQLRNLEDIINRKIVDRTNLILDIFANRATTKEGKLQVKLAQLNYRLPRLVGFRDYLSREGGGIGTRGPGEQKLETDRRHILREINNIEKELKSIEKRREVTRKRRLNSKLPMVALVGYTNAGKSTLLNKIIEKNEDYDVKKRVFVYDMLFATLDTAFRRGTLPNGQDFLITDTVGFVSKLPTNLIEAFKGTLEEVQYADVILHVVDASNKDLDIQLKTTYNILKELEVLNKPIITVFNKIDKVNIDGIFYENNYIDNKVFISATKNKNLEELLEMIEKLLPQKFTEVTLQIPYDKQDILAYICDNYDVEKLEYLEYGSLIKVSLNQIDYERYKAFEKIR